The nucleotide window CCCGCCTGTTCAGCCCGGTGGCGGCGGTCCTGCTCCTCTGGACGGCCGTAGCGGCAGGCCTCCTCGTCACCGGCGCCCCCATGACCACGGTCCACGCGCTCCTGAAGCTGGCCCTGTCCCCGCTGTGGTTCCTCCTGGTCTTCGCCGCCCTCACCGCGGCCACGCCCCTCATCACCCGCCTCAACCCCCTGTGGCCCCTGGCCGTCGTCCTCCACGTGGACCTGATCCGCTTCGGCCTGGGCGGCCCCGAGGCACTCGGCTGGGTGAACCTGGCGGCGGGCTGGCTGGTGCCGTACACCCTGGGCGCGGCCTGGACCCGAGGCGAACTGGACCGCCGCCGGGCGGGCTGGCTCCTGCTCACCGGAGGTACGGCGGCGACGGCTGCCCTGATCGTCTGGGCCGGCTACCCGGCCTCGATGGTCGGCGTCCCCGGCGCGTCCGTCTCCAACCTGAACCCCCCGACGCTGGCCGCGGTCACCTTCGGCCTGGCCCAGTGCGGCCTGGCCCTGCTGCTGCGCGGCCCGCTCCGCCGCACACTGACCCGGCGCCCCATGGCCTGGGCGGTGGTGGCCCTCGCCAACCTCTCCGCGATGACGATATTCCTCTGGCACCAGACCGCCCTGATGGCGACCACCGCCACAGGCCTGTCCGCGGGCCACCTCCCCGGCCTGCACACACCCCCCGACAACCTGGCCTGGGTGGCCGCCCGCCTAGCCTGGCTCCCGGTGTTCGCCCTGGCCCTCCTCCTCTGCTGGACGGCGTTCCACGGCTACGAGCACCGCCGTCCCCGTCCTCGTCCTCGTCCCCGCTTCGGGAAGGGCTCGCGAGTCGTACGCCTGCGCCGGCACCCGAAGCGGACCCTGCACCCGCAGGCGACTCAGCATCCGCAGGCGACCCAGCATCCGCAAGCGACCCGGCACCCCGAGAACCCCCGCCCCCGGCCGGTGCCCCATGCCTAGGGTGGTCCCGATGAGCACGGTGGTGAATCAGTGGCTGACCAGAGGACTGCGTACGCTGCGCGAGGACTTGCTGAGCGGTGAGGCCCGGCCGCTGCCGCCGTCGGTGTGGCTGCGCTGGCTGCCACACGGCTTGGTCTTCCTGGTGGCGTTCGGCACCACGATCGCGAACCTCAACCAGTTCGCCGGCCAGTACGAGATGAGCATGGAGTACACCGTGCTGTGCTCGCTGGCGCAGGGCGTGGCCGTGGCGTTCGCGCTGTGGTGGCCGGTTCCGGCGTGGTGGGCCTCGATGCTGGTCACCTTCGTGGTGGCCATGGGTGTGCTGCCCCGGCTCTCCTCGGGGCTGGCCGAGATGATGCTCCCCTGGCCATGGGGACCGTCCGGCCTGGTCGCGCACGCGATGATCCTCTTCCTGCTCGCGCTGCGCGTGCCCACCCGCGTGGCGGCCGAGGCACTGGTGCTGACCACCCTGGGCACGTACGGCATGCAGTGGTTCGGCGGCGACGCGCACTACTCGTCGACGAGCACGGTGGCGACGGCCCTCTTCGCCGGCGTCGTCCTCCTCGGCAGCACGATGCGCGGTCGCCGCGAGGCCCGTACACAACTCGTCGAGCAGGCGAGCATCACCGCCGAGGAGCGCGCCCGCCGCACCCTTCTGGAGGAGCGCAGCCGTATCGCACGCGAGCTGCACGACGTGGTCGCCCACCACATGTCGGTGATCTCCATCCAGGCCCAGGTCGCCCCGCACCTGGTGGAGAACCCCACCGAGGAGCTGAAGGAGAACCTCCACGGCATCCGGCAGAACGCGCTGGAGGCGCTCACCGAACTCCGCCGCGTCCTCGGCGTCCTGCGGTCCGAGAACCCACCGGACGCCGACGACCCGCCCGCGATAACCGCCGCCGCCGAGGGCACCGCCCCGCACACCCCACAGCCGACCCTGGACCGCCTCGACGCGCTCATCGAGAACACCCGCGCCGCGGGCCTCACGGTGACCACCGAGATCCACGGGGACGTGACCCCGCTGCCGCCCGGCGTGGAGCTGTCGGCGTACCGGATCGTCCAGGAGGCGCTCAGCAACGCGCTGCGGCACGCGCCCGGGTCGACCGTACGGGTGGAACTCACCCATTTCCCACGAGGCCTGCAGGTGCGCGTCATCAACTCCCGCCCGCAGCGGGCCGCCCCGCCGTCACCCGGCGCCGGTCACGGCCTGCTCGGTATGCGCGAGCGCGCCACGATGCTCGGCGGCACCCTCATGGCGGCCCAGACCTCGCACGGAGGCTTCGCGGTGGTGGCGTTCCTGCCCCGCGCCGCCGCCCCCGGCGCCGAGGACACCAGCCCTACCAGCCCCATCAGCCTCACCAGACCCACCGACACTCCCGGCACCTCACCGGTACTTTGACCGGCGCCGGACATGACAGGAGACGGGACCCACATGACGAGCAGCACCATCCGCGTACTGATCGCCGACGACCAGCAGATGGTCCGGCAGGGCTTCTCCGTGCTGCTCAACACCCAGCCCGACATCGACGTCGTCGGCCAGGCCGTGCACGGCCTCGACGCGATCGACAAGGTCGCCGAACTCGCCCCGGACGTCGTCCTGATGGACATCCGCATGCCCGAACTCGGCGGCATCGAGGCCACCCGCCGCATCACCACCGAGCGACCCCACATCAGGGTCCTGGTCCTCACCACCTTCGACCTCGACGAGTACGTGTACGAGGCGCTGCGCGCGGGAGCCTCCGGGTTTCTCCTGAAGGACGCCTCCGCCGACCAACTCGCCGAGGCGGTAAGGGTGGTGGCAGCCGGCGACGCCCTGCTCGCCCCCGGTATCACCCGTCGGCTGATCGCGGAGTTCTCCCGCCTGGGCAGCACACCCCGCGCCCCCTTGAAGGAGCGCGTCGGCGACCTCACCGAACGTGAGACGGAGGTCCTCGCACTCATCGCACAGGGCCTGTCCAACGCCGAGATCGCGGGGCGCCTCGTCGTCGCCGAACAGACCGTGAAGACCCATGTGAGCCGCATCCTGGTCAAGCTGGGCCTGCGCGACCGCACCCAGGCGGCCGTCTTCGCCTACGAGTCGGGACTGGTCCGACCCGCGGGGTACTGAGGGACGCGCCGGGAGTGCCGAGCGGACGGCCGCTCCGGAGCCGGACGACCCGTAGTACCTGAGAGGGACCTAGAAGGACCCTCCTCACTGGTGACGACTCCGACCCCGCCCCCGCCTACCGTTTTCACTGTGACCGAGACAACCCACACGCAGAGCACGCCATCACGGGGCGGGGCCAAGGAACGCAGCCCGGAATTCAGGCTGGCGGTCAACGCCCTGCGCGGGCTGTGGCAGGACATGTTCCAGGACGCCCTCGTCTACCGCCCGTTGCCTCGCAGGCACATGGACGGCCCTCTCATCCGAAAGCTGCCCCCGCGCATCCGCGAGCGCGCGGTCTGGGCCCCACACGCGGTGGTGGTGGCTGCCGGACTCCTCGCGATGCTCATCTCCGTCGAGGGCAACGGCGGCAATGACTTCACCCAACTGCTCTCCGGCCTCTGCTCCCTGGCCGCGGTCCTGCTGACCCTCGCCAGGCCGGTCGGTGCCTTCTGGGCCTCGATGGCGGCGACCCTGATCAGCAGCATGCTCGGCAGCAACTTCAGCGACTGGCCGTGGATCCCCGGTGCCTTCGCGACCCACCTCGTGGTCCTCACCGTGGTGGCACTGCGCACCAGGCCCCGGATCGCCGCCTGGATGTGGGGCATCACGGCCCTCTACAGCATGTTCGCCGAGACGTTCTTCAGCTCGCGCTACGACTACAGCTACGACGACTACTACTACAGCACCAACACCGGTCCGATGCTGACGGTCTCGGCCTTCGCCCTCCTGTTCGTCTCCGTCCTGCAGATACGCCGCACGGCCGCGCAGGAGGTGACCGCCCAGCTGACGGTGACGGCCCACGAGCGTTCCCGGCGCACCCTGCTGGAGGAGCGCACGACGATCGCCCGCGAACTGCACGACGTGGTCGCCCACCACATGTCGGTGGTCGCCATCCAGGCCGAGGCCGCCCCCTACCGCGTGGAGAACCCGCCGCCCGAGCTGGAGCAGGCCTTCGTCACGATCCGGGAGAACGCGGTGGCGGCCCTCACCGAACTGCGCCGCGTCCTCGGAGTCGTCCGCGCCGAGGACTACGAGGCCCCGGACGCCCCGCAGCCCACCCTCGCCGACCTCGACGGCCTGCTCGCCAATGTGCGCGAGGCCGGCCTGACGGTGGACAAGGTGGTCACCGGAGCGGTGCGCGAACTCCCGCAGGGCGTGGAGCTGTCGGCGTACCGGATCGTCCAGGAGGCCCTCAGCAACACCCTGCGGCACGCCCCGGGCGCGACGGCCCGCGTGGAGATAGCCCATGTGCTCGGCGGTCTCGGCGTGCGCATAGTCAACGGCCCCTCCCCGGAGGTGACCCTGGTGAAGTCCACCCACGGCGCGGGCCACGGCCTGACCGGCATGCGCGAGCGCGTCACGATGCTGAACGGCGAGATGGCGACGGGCGAGACGGACGACGGAGGTTACGAGGTGACGGTGTTCCTGCCGGTCGCCACCATGAGTGAGGCCGACGCATGACCATCCGAGTGCTGATCGCCGACGACCAGATGATGGTCCGCGAGGGTTTCTCGGTGCTGCTCGGTGCGATGCCGGACATCGAGGTGGTCGGCGAGGCGGTCAACGGCCGTGACGCGGTCGACCGGGTCCGGGAGCTCTCCCCGGACGTCGTCCTGATGGACATCCGCATGCCCGAGCTGAACGGCATCGAGGCGACCCGGGAGATCGTGGCGGCGGACGGCGGCGCGAAGGTGCTGGTGCTGACGACGTTCGACCTGGACGAGTACGTGTACCAGGCGCTGCGCGCGGGGGCCTCCGGGTTCCTGCTCAAGGACGCCTCGGCGCGCCAGCTGGCCGACGGGGTGCGGGTGGTGGCGGCCGGCGAGGCCCTGCTGGCGCCGTCCATCACCAAGCGGCTGATTACGGAGTTTTCCAAGCTCGCCGACACACCCCGGCCCTCGGCGGCGGCCCAGCTGGCGTACGGGGAGCTGACCGAACGGGAGACGGAGGTGCTGGTCCTCATCGCGCAGGGCCTGTCGAACGCGGAGATAGCGGAGCGACTGGTGGTCGCCGAGTCCACGATCAAGACCCATGTGAGCCGTGTCCTGGTCAAGCTGGGCCTGCGCGACCGCACGCAGGCGGCGGTGTTCGCCTACGAGGCGCGGCTGGTCACACCGGGCTGAGATTCTCCGCAAGGTTTGGCTTCAAATGGCACCCCTCGGTGACCGGCTGAGGCTGGGGGGCGCTTTAAAATGATCTTTGCGATCGCTACCCCCACAGGACTGGAGAGTCGTCCCATGCCGTCGCCCACCACCCCCCACGGCCGCAAGGCCATACTTGTCCTCACCGTCGCCGCCATGGCCGCAGCGGGATTGGCCTTCCCCCAGACCGCGCTGGCGGGGAGCAGTGGCCAGCGCATCCAGTTCTGCAGTTCTGCGGGCAAGGCCGGTTACGCGACTGCGGACGGCAACGACCACAACGGCAAACCCGCAATAGGCAGGTACTGGCGTTTCGGCAGCAACGGCTGTGTCACTGACACAGAAGGCTGGTGGCAGGGACGCGTGAGGATCAACTGGCTCATGGACGACGCTTCGTCTCGGACGACCTACTGCGACGTACCGAAAAGTCAGGCCGGCGATGTCTTCACCTGCCGGGGCTGATGCTTGTCCTGAAAGTCGGCCTCGGGGGAATGAGCGGCTTCCGCAGGGCCGAGGCGCCGCCGACGGGAGGGGAGGGACCCCCGGAGGGGTGCCACCGAAAGGCCACGCACCGTGACACCCCTGGTCAGGAAGGGGTTCGCCGGGCTAGCGTCCGACCATGGCAGCTGCTTTCGACCTCGCTTTCGACCCTTGGGACCCGGCGTTCGTCGCCGACCCGTACCCGGCCTACGCCGAG belongs to Streptomyces graminofaciens and includes:
- a CDS encoding acyltransferase family protein, which codes for MRRTTTHIHHATPPTRDRAVDALRALAITGIVLGHWLVTALVPDSGTLHAASPLQHMPWLAPISWLFQTLAVFFLVGGHVATKSYASARAHGTPYTHWLHTRLTRLFSPVAAVLLLWTAVAAGLLVTGAPMTTVHALLKLALSPLWFLLVFAALTAATPLITRLNPLWPLAVVLHVDLIRFGLGGPEALGWVNLAAGWLVPYTLGAAWTRGELDRRRAGWLLLTGGTAATAALIVWAGYPASMVGVPGASVSNLNPPTLAAVTFGLAQCGLALLLRGPLRRTLTRRPMAWAVVALANLSAMTIFLWHQTALMATTATGLSAGHLPGLHTPPDNLAWVAARLAWLPVFALALLLCWTAFHGYEHRRPRPRPRPRFGKGSRVVRLRRHPKRTLHPQATQHPQATQHPQATRHPENPRPRPVPHA
- a CDS encoding sensor histidine kinase, producing MSTVVNQWLTRGLRTLREDLLSGEARPLPPSVWLRWLPHGLVFLVAFGTTIANLNQFAGQYEMSMEYTVLCSLAQGVAVAFALWWPVPAWWASMLVTFVVAMGVLPRLSSGLAEMMLPWPWGPSGLVAHAMILFLLALRVPTRVAAEALVLTTLGTYGMQWFGGDAHYSSTSTVATALFAGVVLLGSTMRGRREARTQLVEQASITAEERARRTLLEERSRIARELHDVVAHHMSVISIQAQVAPHLVENPTEELKENLHGIRQNALEALTELRRVLGVLRSENPPDADDPPAITAAAEGTAPHTPQPTLDRLDALIENTRAAGLTVTTEIHGDVTPLPPGVELSAYRIVQEALSNALRHAPGSTVRVELTHFPRGLQVRVINSRPQRAAPPSPGAGHGLLGMRERATMLGGTLMAAQTSHGGFAVVAFLPRAAAPGAEDTSPTSPISLTRPTDTPGTSPVL
- a CDS encoding response regulator, which gives rise to MTSSTIRVLIADDQQMVRQGFSVLLNTQPDIDVVGQAVHGLDAIDKVAELAPDVVLMDIRMPELGGIEATRRITTERPHIRVLVLTTFDLDEYVYEALRAGASGFLLKDASADQLAEAVRVVAAGDALLAPGITRRLIAEFSRLGSTPRAPLKERVGDLTERETEVLALIAQGLSNAEIAGRLVVAEQTVKTHVSRILVKLGLRDRTQAAVFAYESGLVRPAGY
- a CDS encoding sensor histidine kinase; the encoded protein is MTETTHTQSTPSRGGAKERSPEFRLAVNALRGLWQDMFQDALVYRPLPRRHMDGPLIRKLPPRIRERAVWAPHAVVVAAGLLAMLISVEGNGGNDFTQLLSGLCSLAAVLLTLARPVGAFWASMAATLISSMLGSNFSDWPWIPGAFATHLVVLTVVALRTRPRIAAWMWGITALYSMFAETFFSSRYDYSYDDYYYSTNTGPMLTVSAFALLFVSVLQIRRTAAQEVTAQLTVTAHERSRRTLLEERTTIARELHDVVAHHMSVVAIQAEAAPYRVENPPPELEQAFVTIRENAVAALTELRRVLGVVRAEDYEAPDAPQPTLADLDGLLANVREAGLTVDKVVTGAVRELPQGVELSAYRIVQEALSNTLRHAPGATARVEIAHVLGGLGVRIVNGPSPEVTLVKSTHGAGHGLTGMRERVTMLNGEMATGETDDGGYEVTVFLPVATMSEADA
- a CDS encoding response regulator gives rise to the protein MTIRVLIADDQMMVREGFSVLLGAMPDIEVVGEAVNGRDAVDRVRELSPDVVLMDIRMPELNGIEATREIVAADGGAKVLVLTTFDLDEYVYQALRAGASGFLLKDASARQLADGVRVVAAGEALLAPSITKRLITEFSKLADTPRPSAAAQLAYGELTERETEVLVLIAQGLSNAEIAERLVVAESTIKTHVSRVLVKLGLRDRTQAAVFAYEARLVTPG